A genomic region of Halomonas aestuarii contains the following coding sequences:
- a CDS encoding 2OG-Fe dioxygenase family protein, translating to MKLDTLKYGFDPATMPLDPVADYWTPEVTQALRQQDWAQTEVRSRVDLEAWQAFTADLPRDPYVNRRWKRMSWLTLDERGDVHDMGACPMAQGGAFNDAESMADRLRYYEPLTPEFMARPDVKAFVRAWARLWDLKPNEPILMQITGVRGEGMVDPLQGQGIHADGCKALSVMVVNRDNVAGAENHLYADKAGTRPLVDMTLDPGDILHLRDDRLYHSVDALAQDDETAPFERFIVIINSRFVDEFQNRILRRHFPDAVLNETR from the coding sequence ATGAAACTCGATACCCTCAAATACGGCTTCGATCCCGCCACCATGCCCCTCGACCCGGTCGCCGACTACTGGACGCCGGAGGTCACCCAGGCCCTGCGGCAGCAGGACTGGGCCCAGACCGAGGTGCGCTCCCGGGTGGACCTTGAGGCCTGGCAGGCGTTCACCGCCGACCTGCCCCGGGACCCCTATGTCAACCGCCGCTGGAAGCGCATGTCCTGGCTGACCCTGGACGAAAGGGGCGACGTCCACGACATGGGAGCGTGTCCGATGGCCCAGGGAGGCGCCTTCAATGATGCCGAGAGCATGGCGGACCGCCTGCGCTACTACGAGCCGCTCACGCCGGAGTTCATGGCCCGACCGGATGTGAAGGCCTTCGTGCGCGCCTGGGCCCGGCTCTGGGACCTGAAGCCGAACGAACCCATCCTCATGCAGATCACCGGGGTGCGCGGCGAGGGCATGGTCGACCCCCTGCAGGGCCAGGGGATCCACGCCGATGGCTGCAAGGCGCTGAGTGTCATGGTGGTCAATCGGGACAACGTCGCCGGCGCCGAGAACCACCTCTATGCCGACAAGGCGGGCACCCGGCCCCTCGTCGACATGACCCTCGACCCGGGGGATATCCTGCACCTGCGCGACGACCGCCTCTACCACAGCGTGGATGCCCTCGCCCAGGACGACGAGACCGCCCCCTTCGAGCGCTTCATCGTCATCATCAACAGCCGATTCGTGGATGAGTTCCAGAACCGTATCCTGCGTCGGCACTTCCCCGATGCGGTGCTCAACGAGACCCGCTGA
- the purF gene encoding amidophosphoribosyltransferase, translating to MCGIVGLMAKQAVNQGIYDALTVLQHRGQDAAGMMTWHDGRFLLRKSNGLVRDVFHTRHMARLKGNLGIGHVRYPTAGSSSEAESQPFYVNSPYGITLAHNGNLTNSDQLKQELFSSDLRHINTSSDSEVLLNVFAHELGKQGLHLEPGDIFDAVRRVHRRCRGGYAAVAIINGVGLVAFRDPHGIRPVVFGTRDEGEGQEVMIASESVALDVGGFDLHRDLAPGEAIFVDMTGAIHTQSCADTPRLSSCIFEHVYLARPDSILDGAYVYGTRMQMGRKLGDRIQNEWPEHDIDVVIPIPDTSRTSALELAQHLGVTYREGFMKNRYIGRTFIMPGQTQRKKSVRQKLNAIGVEFKDKNVLLVDDSIVRGTTCKQIIQMAREAGARKVYFASAAPPVRYPNVYGIDMPAANELIAHGRSEAEVGELIGADRIFYQDLEDLKAACREVNPELESFDCSVFDGQYVTGDIDERYLAALEASRSDDAKQQRSAGDHALVGMHNQEDDIDD from the coding sequence ATGTGCGGTATCGTGGGCCTGATGGCCAAGCAGGCGGTGAACCAGGGCATCTATGACGCCCTGACAGTACTCCAGCACCGCGGACAGGATGCCGCCGGCATGATGACCTGGCATGACGGACGATTCCTGTTGCGCAAGAGCAACGGCCTGGTGCGGGACGTCTTCCATACTCGCCACATGGCCCGCCTCAAGGGCAACCTGGGCATCGGCCACGTGCGCTATCCCACCGCCGGCTCCTCCAGCGAGGCGGAGTCCCAGCCGTTCTACGTCAACTCGCCCTACGGCATCACCCTGGCGCACAACGGCAACCTGACGAATTCCGACCAGCTCAAGCAGGAGCTGTTCTCCTCCGACCTGCGCCACATCAACACCAGCTCCGACTCCGAGGTGCTGCTCAACGTCTTCGCCCATGAACTCGGCAAGCAGGGCCTGCACCTGGAGCCCGGCGACATCTTCGACGCGGTACGTCGCGTCCATCGCCGCTGCCGGGGGGGCTATGCCGCGGTGGCCATCATCAACGGGGTCGGCCTGGTGGCGTTCCGCGATCCCCACGGAATCCGCCCGGTGGTGTTCGGCACCCGTGACGAGGGCGAGGGACAGGAGGTGATGATCGCCTCCGAGTCGGTGGCACTCGACGTGGGCGGCTTCGACCTGCACCGCGACCTGGCCCCTGGCGAGGCGATCTTCGTCGACATGACCGGCGCCATCCACACCCAGTCCTGTGCCGACACCCCCCGGCTCTCCTCCTGCATCTTCGAGCACGTCTACCTGGCGCGTCCCGATTCCATCCTCGACGGGGCCTACGTCTACGGCACCCGCATGCAGATGGGTCGCAAGCTCGGGGACCGTATCCAGAACGAGTGGCCCGAACACGACATCGACGTGGTGATCCCGATCCCGGATACCTCGCGCACCTCGGCCCTGGAGCTCGCCCAGCATCTCGGCGTGACCTACCGCGAAGGCTTCATGAAGAACCGCTATATCGGGCGGACCTTCATCATGCCGGGCCAGACCCAGCGCAAGAAGTCGGTGCGCCAGAAGCTCAACGCCATCGGCGTCGAGTTCAAGGACAAGAACGTGCTGCTGGTGGACGACTCCATCGTGCGCGGGACCACCTGCAAGCAGATCATCCAGATGGCCCGCGAGGCCGGTGCCCGCAAGGTCTACTTCGCCTCTGCCGCGCCACCCGTGCGCTATCCCAACGTCTACGGCATCGACATGCCGGCGGCCAACGAGCTGATCGCCCATGGGCGCAGCGAGGCCGAGGTGGGCGAGCTGATCGGTGCCGACCGGATCTTCTATCAGGACCTCGAGGACCTCAAGGCGGCCTGTCGCGAGGTGAATCCCGAACTTGAGAGCTTCGACTGCTCGGTGTTCGACGGCCAGTACGTGACCGGTGACATCGATGAGCGTTACCTGGCGGCCCTGGAGGCCTCGCGCAGCGACGATGCCAAGCAGCAGCGCAGCGCCGGCGACCACGCCCTGGTGGGCATGCACAATCAGGAAGACGACATCGACGACTGA
- a CDS encoding type 1 glutamine amidotransferase domain-containing protein — MKILMVLTSHDRMGDTGHQTGFWLEEFAAPYYVFKDAGAEVTLASPKGGQPPVDPNSQAEEALTEETRRFEADEQAKAQLADTRKLSEVEVDDFDAIFYPGGHGPLWDLTGDADSRRLIEAFLAAERPVAAVCHAPTVLLEARTPEGEPLVKGRKVTGFANSEEEAVGLTGVVPHLLEDALKEKGGRYERSSDDFAPFQVRDGLLVTGQNPASSATTARLLLEVLAERG, encoded by the coding sequence ATGAAGATCCTGATGGTACTGACGTCCCATGACCGCATGGGGGATACCGGCCACCAGACCGGCTTCTGGCTCGAGGAGTTCGCCGCCCCCTACTATGTCTTCAAGGACGCCGGGGCCGAGGTCACCCTGGCCTCACCCAAGGGCGGCCAGCCGCCGGTGGATCCCAACTCCCAGGCCGAGGAGGCCCTCACCGAGGAGACCCGGCGCTTCGAGGCGGACGAGCAGGCCAAGGCGCAGCTCGCCGATACCCGCAAGCTCAGCGAGGTCGAGGTCGATGACTTCGATGCGATCTTCTATCCCGGCGGACACGGCCCGCTGTGGGATCTGACCGGCGATGCCGATTCCCGGCGCCTGATCGAGGCCTTCCTGGCCGCCGAGCGTCCGGTGGCCGCCGTCTGCCACGCGCCCACGGTGCTCCTCGAGGCCAGGACCCCCGAGGGCGAACCGTTGGTCAAGGGGCGCAAGGTCACCGGCTTCGCCAACAGCGAGGAGGAGGCGGTGGGCCTCACCGGGGTCGTGCCGCACCTGCTCGAGGATGCCCTCAAGGAGAAGGGCGGTCGCTACGAGCGCAGCAGCGATGATTTCGCGCCCTTCCAGGTGCGCGACGGCCTGCTGGTCACCGGCCAGAACCCGGCGTCCAGTGCGACCACGGCCCGGTTGCTGCTCGAGGTGCTGGCCGAGCGAGGCTGA
- a CDS encoding YceI family protein codes for MIKKTAIATALAAALVPLSQVQAADYAIDTEGQHAFIQFKISHLGFSYILGSFEEFSGSFRYDPENLEASAANLDVDVTSLTSNHAERDKHIKSDDFLAAGDYPTATFTSTGFEPTGDNEGVLSGELTLHGETNTIEMPVTLLGEGEDPWGNYRAGFEGTTTLTLADYGIDMSKFPEVMHDLELYVTFEGIRQ; via the coding sequence ATGATCAAGAAGACCGCCATCGCCACCGCCCTAGCCGCCGCCCTGGTGCCGCTGTCCCAGGTCCAGGCCGCCGACTACGCCATCGACACCGAGGGCCAGCACGCCTTCATCCAGTTCAAGATCAGCCACCTGGGCTTCTCCTACATCCTCGGCAGCTTCGAGGAGTTCTCGGGCAGCTTCCGTTACGATCCGGAGAACCTGGAGGCCTCGGCCGCCAACCTGGACGTCGATGTGACAAGCCTCACCAGTAACCATGCCGAGCGTGACAAGCACATCAAGAGCGACGACTTCCTGGCGGCAGGGGACTATCCGACCGCCACCTTCACGTCCACCGGCTTCGAGCCCACCGGGGACAACGAGGGCGTGCTGAGCGGCGAGCTGACGCTGCATGGCGAGACCAACACGATCGAGATGCCGGTCACCCTGCTGGGCGAGGGCGAGGATCCCTGGGGCAACTATCGGGCCGGTTTCGAGGGGACCACCACGCTGACTCTGGCCGACTATGGCATCGACATGAGCAAGTTCCCCGAGGTGATGCACGACCTCGAGCTCTACGTCACCTTCGAGGGCATCCGCCAGTAA
- a CDS encoding MATE family efflux transporter, translating to MAIGVLALLGFQLVDSAFIARLGTAPLAAQSFTFPLSFLVIGIQVGMGIAIAALISRTLGARETARARRLGSLVLLVGTATIALLVLLLWAIQTPVFGLLGADGATRTLIRHYWGPQLLAAWLGAVLYFGYSLFRAHGDTWLPGKMMVITSLLNLVLDPLLIFGLGPWEGLGLPGAAWATSIAFATGLLLVGRRLSGMDWLAVEGLAGELKRSLVPFAGIAGPAMISQLMPPLAAMLAISVVASLGEAQVAAWGLASRLETLSLMVVLAMTMSLPPWLGRCYGAGDWEQIHRLMRLALRVVVVWQLSLGVLMALASPWLALVLSGNPEVRDDLATLIRFLLPSYAALGVCMIVVSAGNALGWPLRAMLMSGARLFVFYLPCLWVGARLGELTGLAMGAAIGNLLAGLAAWQVLRRILASPRRQPSSAS from the coding sequence ATGGCCATCGGCGTGCTGGCCCTGCTCGGCTTCCAGCTGGTCGACAGTGCCTTCATCGCCCGCCTGGGCACTGCGCCGCTGGCCGCCCAGTCCTTCACCTTCCCCCTGTCCTTCCTGGTCATCGGCATCCAGGTGGGCATGGGGATCGCCATCGCAGCCCTGATATCGCGCACCCTGGGGGCGAGGGAGACGGCGCGCGCGAGACGGCTGGGCAGCCTGGTGCTGCTGGTCGGGACCGCCACTATCGCGCTGCTGGTGTTGCTGCTGTGGGCCATCCAGACCCCGGTATTCGGCCTGCTGGGGGCCGACGGGGCGACCCGGACGTTGATCCGCCACTACTGGGGGCCCCAGCTGCTGGCGGCCTGGCTCGGGGCGGTGCTCTATTTCGGCTACAGCCTGTTCCGGGCCCACGGCGACACCTGGCTGCCGGGCAAGATGATGGTGATCACGAGCCTTCTGAACCTGGTGCTCGACCCGCTGCTGATCTTCGGCCTCGGTCCCTGGGAGGGGCTGGGCCTGCCGGGCGCCGCCTGGGCGACCTCGATCGCCTTCGCCACCGGCCTGCTGCTGGTGGGCCGGCGCCTGAGCGGCATGGACTGGCTGGCGGTCGAGGGGCTGGCCGGGGAGTTGAAGCGTTCCCTCGTGCCCTTCGCCGGCATCGCCGGTCCGGCCATGATCAGCCAGCTGATGCCGCCCCTGGCGGCCATGCTGGCCATCTCGGTGGTGGCCTCCCTGGGCGAGGCCCAGGTGGCGGCCTGGGGGCTTGCCAGTCGCCTGGAGACCCTGTCGTTGATGGTGGTGCTGGCCATGACGATGTCGCTGCCGCCCTGGCTGGGGCGCTGCTACGGGGCAGGGGACTGGGAGCAGATCCACCGGCTGATGCGGCTGGCGCTCAGGGTGGTGGTGGTCTGGCAGCTCTCGCTGGGGGTGCTGATGGCCCTGGCGTCGCCGTGGCTGGCCCTCGTGCTCTCAGGCAACCCCGAGGTCCGCGACGACCTGGCGACCCTGATCCGCTTCCTGCTGCCGAGCTACGCGGCGCTGGGCGTCTGCATGATCGTGGTGTCGGCCGGCAACGCCCTGGGCTGGCCGCTGCGTGCCATGCTGATGTCCGGCGCCCGGCTGTTCGTCTTCTATCTGCCGTGTCTCTGGGTGGGGGCCCGGCTGGGCGAGCTGACGGGCCTGGCCATGGGGGCGGCCATCGGCAACCTGCTGGCGGGCCTGGCGGCCTGGCAGGTGCTGCGTCGGATCCTGGCCAGCCCCCGCCGACAGCCGTCCAGCGCTTCCTAG
- a CDS encoding putative bifunctional diguanylate cyclase/phosphodiesterase, which produces MSGRDTRFRLWLVRRWQQVKAAWPAARGRTALGDVELVRRQYLESEQRFRALLESLPKVAVQGYDRGRRVIYWNEASTRLYGYARDEAQGQLLEELIIPEPMREPVIQAHRAWVEQGIEIPADELELQHKSGEPVSVFSHHVMLNEHTDDPLMFCVDVDLSDQKRAHRELDFATRFDALTHLPNRQTFESQLDEAIADCRRQDSGLVLVYLDIDRFVEINDALGYEQGDRLLVELTRRLHRAMRGSDLMSRLSSDEFVIAFPGFRREDVLPQLLQKVQQVLRSPFLMDGTRRQVTACLGVSLYPDNGDTARELIRNADVAKNRAKLDGRGSVWFFDQKLHDELLHQHRLVDRLERALDSGELSLHYQPQVSAVSGRIENLEALLRWQPAEGPPISPAEFIPLAERSDLIHRLGDWVMETACRQRAQWRDAGLALERIDINFSGRQMSRPDVFQRFEDCLARHGLGPRHVGLELTENVLIEADDRILEGLRRLHHLGYRIAIDDFGTGYSSLSYLKHFPVTALKIDRAFVRDAPDQPEDRAIMEAAIFIGHRLGLEVVAEGVENREQLTLIREMRCDLVQGFYFFRPMSAPEMERILAGLVTGEGGLSG; this is translated from the coding sequence ATGAGCGGTCGCGACACCCGTTTCCGGCTATGGCTGGTACGTCGGTGGCAGCAGGTCAAGGCGGCATGGCCCGCCGCCCGGGGAAGAACTGCCCTGGGCGACGTGGAACTCGTGCGTCGCCAGTACCTGGAAAGCGAGCAGCGATTCCGTGCCCTGCTGGAGAGCCTGCCCAAGGTCGCGGTCCAGGGCTATGACCGCGGCCGCCGCGTGATCTACTGGAACGAGGCCAGCACCCGGCTCTATGGCTATGCGCGCGACGAGGCCCAGGGACAGCTGCTGGAGGAACTGATCATCCCGGAGCCGATGCGTGAGCCGGTGATCCAGGCGCATCGGGCCTGGGTGGAGCAGGGGATCGAGATCCCCGCCGATGAGCTGGAACTCCAGCACAAGAGCGGCGAGCCGGTGTCGGTGTTCTCGCACCACGTGATGCTCAACGAGCACACCGACGATCCCCTGATGTTCTGCGTCGACGTGGATCTCTCGGACCAGAAGCGGGCCCATCGTGAGCTGGATTTCGCCACGCGGTTCGACGCCTTGACCCACCTGCCCAATCGCCAGACCTTCGAGTCGCAGCTCGACGAGGCCATCGCCGACTGCCGGCGACAGGACAGCGGCCTGGTGCTGGTCTACCTGGATATCGACCGTTTCGTGGAGATCAACGACGCCCTCGGCTACGAGCAGGGCGACCGCCTGCTGGTCGAGCTGACCCGGCGCCTGCATCGGGCGATGCGCGGCTCCGACCTGATGTCGCGTCTCTCCAGCGACGAGTTCGTGATCGCCTTCCCGGGCTTCCGGCGTGAAGACGTCCTCCCCCAACTGCTGCAGAAGGTCCAGCAGGTCCTGCGGTCGCCGTTCCTGATGGACGGGACCCGGCGCCAGGTGACGGCCTGCCTGGGCGTCAGCCTCTACCCGGACAACGGTGATACCGCGCGGGAGCTCATCCGCAATGCCGACGTGGCCAAGAACCGGGCCAAGCTCGACGGCCGCGGCAGCGTGTGGTTCTTCGACCAGAAGCTCCACGACGAGCTGCTGCACCAGCATCGCCTCGTCGACCGCCTGGAACGGGCGCTGGACAGCGGAGAGCTCTCGTTGCACTACCAGCCCCAGGTCTCGGCGGTCAGCGGACGCATCGAGAACCTGGAGGCGCTGCTGCGCTGGCAGCCGGCGGAAGGCCCGCCCATCTCGCCGGCCGAGTTCATTCCCCTGGCCGAGCGCTCCGACCTGATCCACCGCCTCGGGGACTGGGTCATGGAGACCGCCTGCCGGCAGCGGGCACAGTGGCGAGACGCCGGCCTGGCGCTGGAGCGCATCGACATCAATTTCTCCGGCCGGCAGATGAGCCGGCCCGATGTCTTCCAGCGTTTCGAGGATTGCCTGGCGCGCCATGGCCTGGGCCCCCGACACGTGGGCCTCGAGCTCACCGAGAACGTGCTGATCGAGGCCGACGACAGGATCCTCGAGGGGCTGCGCCGGCTCCACCACCTGGGGTACCGCATCGCCATCGACGATTTCGGTACCGGCTACTCGTCGCTGAGCTACCTCAAGCACTTCCCGGTCACGGCGCTCAAGATCGACCGTGCCTTCGTGCGGGATGCCCCCGACCAGCCCGAGGATCGCGCCATCATGGAGGCCGCGATCTTCATCGGTCACCGGCTGGGGCTCGAGGTGGTGGCCGAAGGGGTCGAGAACCGCGAGCAGCTGACGCTGATCCGGGAGATGCGCTGCGACCTTGTCCAGGGGTTCTACTTCTTCCGACCCATGTCCGCCCCGGAAATGGAGCGCATCCTGGCCGGCCTCGTGACGGGGGAAGGGGGGCTCTCGGGCTGA
- a CDS encoding O-succinylhomoserine sulfhydrylase, producing MQQDQTPEPEWELETLAIRAGHQRTHEQEHSEPIFPTSSFVYGSAAEAAAKFSGEEPGNIYSRFTNPTVRTFEQRLAAMEGGERCVATSSGMAAIMATALALLSSGDEIVASRSLFGSTVSLFDKYLGKFGITTRYVELSNLEAWEEAIGPATKLLFAETPSNPLSEVVDIAALARIAHRHGALLAIDNCFLTPALQKPLSLGADLVIHSATKYLDGQGRAVGGAVVGRDSELEEVFGVVRTCGPCLSPFNAWIFTKGLETLNLRMRAHCENARHLAEWLEGHPTVARVHYSGLASHPQHDLASQQQQGFGAVLGFELKGGREAAWSVIDATRMISITGNLGDVKTTITHPATTTHGRLSDDQKAAAGISEGLIRVAVGLEALEDIRADLARGLDALV from the coding sequence ATGCAGCAGGATCAGACACCCGAGCCGGAGTGGGAGCTCGAGACCCTGGCCATCCGCGCCGGTCACCAGCGCACCCACGAGCAGGAACACAGCGAGCCGATCTTTCCGACGTCGAGCTTCGTCTACGGCAGCGCCGCCGAGGCGGCGGCCAAGTTCAGCGGTGAGGAGCCGGGCAACATCTACTCGCGCTTCACCAATCCCACTGTGCGCACCTTCGAGCAGCGCCTTGCCGCCATGGAGGGCGGTGAGCGCTGCGTGGCCACGAGCTCCGGCATGGCGGCGATCATGGCCACGGCCCTGGCCCTGCTCTCGTCCGGCGACGAGATCGTTGCGTCCCGCTCGCTGTTCGGCTCCACGGTCAGCCTGTTCGACAAGTACCTGGGCAAGTTCGGCATCACCACCCGCTACGTGGAACTGTCGAACCTCGAGGCCTGGGAGGAGGCCATCGGCCCGGCGACCAAGCTGCTGTTCGCCGAGACGCCCTCGAATCCGCTCTCCGAGGTGGTGGACATCGCGGCCCTGGCCAGGATCGCCCATCGCCATGGGGCACTGCTGGCCATCGACAACTGCTTCCTGACCCCGGCGCTGCAGAAGCCCCTGTCGCTGGGGGCCGACCTCGTGATCCACTCCGCCACCAAGTACCTGGACGGACAGGGCCGAGCGGTCGGCGGGGCCGTGGTGGGCCGCGACAGCGAGCTCGAGGAGGTGTTCGGGGTGGTGCGCACCTGCGGGCCCTGCCTGAGCCCCTTCAATGCCTGGATCTTCACCAAGGGCCTCGAGACCCTCAATCTGCGTATGCGCGCCCACTGCGAGAACGCCCGGCACCTCGCCGAGTGGTTGGAAGGCCATCCCACGGTGGCCCGGGTGCACTACAGCGGCCTGGCGAGTCATCCCCAGCATGACCTCGCCAGCCAGCAGCAGCAGGGCTTCGGGGCGGTGCTCGGCTTCGAACTGAAGGGGGGGCGCGAGGCGGCCTGGTCGGTGATCGACGCCACGCGCATGATCTCCATCACCGGCAACCTGGGCGACGTCAAGACCACCATCACCCATCCCGCCACCACCACCCACGGACGCCTGTCCGACGACCAGAAGGCCGCCGCCGGGATCAGCGAGGGCCTGATCCGCGTGGCGGTAGGACTCGAGGCCCTGGAGGACATCCGCGCCGACCTGGCCCGGGGGCTCGACGCCCTGGTCTGA
- a CDS encoding D-amino acid dehydrogenase: MKVLILGSGVVGVTSAYYLARQGHEVTVVDRQPSPAMETSYGNAGQVSFGFSSPWAAPGIPRKAVKWMFQEHAPLKIQPKMDPTMARFMMQMLGNCNPERYMVNKERMVRVAEHSRACINALRDETGIRYEDRQRGLLQLFRHESQVEAVAKDMRVLEQCGVRHRLLNADEIAGVEPALGRVPGKFVGGLHLPDDQTGDCYLFTNRLADYCRERLGVEFRFNVEIQRLKRSADRIESVVTSEGELTADAYVVCLGSYSPFLVKDMGVRLPIYPVKGYSLTVPVTDDGGAPQSTVMDETFKVAISRFDDRIRVGGTAELASYDLSLLEKRRATIGMVVRDVFPEGGDVGRAEFWTGLRPMTPDSTPIIGATRVDNLWLNTGHGTLGWTMSCGSGQLLADLMSGRDPVIDPRGLDVSRYAA, translated from the coding sequence ATGAAGGTACTGATTCTCGGCAGCGGCGTCGTCGGCGTCACCAGCGCCTATTACCTGGCCCGCCAGGGCCATGAGGTCACGGTGGTGGATCGCCAGCCGTCACCGGCGATGGAAACCAGTTACGGCAATGCCGGCCAGGTCTCCTTCGGGTTCTCCTCTCCCTGGGCCGCGCCGGGCATTCCCCGAAAGGCCGTGAAGTGGATGTTCCAGGAGCACGCCCCCCTCAAGATCCAGCCCAAGATGGATCCGACCATGGCGCGCTTCATGATGCAGATGCTCGGCAACTGCAACCCCGAGCGCTACATGGTCAACAAGGAGCGCATGGTGCGTGTGGCCGAGCACAGCCGGGCCTGCATCAATGCCCTGCGCGACGAGACCGGCATCCGCTACGAGGACCGTCAGCGTGGCCTGCTGCAGCTGTTCCGCCACGAGAGCCAGGTCGAGGCGGTGGCCAAGGACATGAGGGTCCTGGAACAGTGTGGGGTGCGCCACCGGCTGCTTAACGCCGACGAGATCGCCGGCGTCGAGCCGGCGCTCGGTCGCGTGCCGGGCAAGTTCGTGGGCGGGCTGCACCTGCCCGACGACCAGACGGGCGACTGCTACCTGTTCACGAACCGGCTGGCGGACTACTGCCGTGAGCGGCTGGGGGTCGAGTTCCGCTTCAACGTCGAGATCCAGCGTCTCAAGCGCAGTGCCGACAGGATCGAGAGCGTGGTGACGAGCGAGGGGGAGCTCACCGCCGACGCGTACGTGGTCTGCCTGGGCAGCTACTCGCCGTTCCTGGTGAAGGACATGGGGGTCAGGCTGCCGATCTACCCGGTCAAGGGGTACAGCCTGACCGTGCCGGTCACCGACGACGGCGGGGCCCCGCAGTCCACGGTGATGGACGAGACCTTCAAGGTGGCGATCTCGCGCTTCGATGACCGCATCCGCGTGGGGGGGACCGCCGAGCTGGCCTCCTACGACCTGAGCCTGCTGGAGAAGCGCCGGGCGACCATCGGCATGGTGGTGCGCGACGTCTTCCCCGAGGGGGGCGATGTGGGCAGGGCCGAGTTCTGGACCGGCCTGCGTCCCATGACGCCGGACTCCACGCCGATCATCGGGGCCACCCGGGTCGACAACCTGTGGCTCAACACCGGCCACGGTACCCTGGGCTGGACGATGAGCTGCGGCAGCGGCCAGCTGCTGGCCGACCTGATGAGCGGCAGGGATCCCGTGATCGATCCCCGCGGCCTGGATGTCTCTCGCTACGCGGCCTGA
- a CDS encoding cytochrome b, whose product MWRNTRRGWGLASILLHWASALAVIGLFALGWWMTGLGYYDPWYNLGPWWHRSVGMLLLLATLIRLGSRLFQPTPEVRGSRLERQAAHLGHLALYVLLVVALVSGYLISTADGQGIQVFDAFEVPALVSDLPNQATLAGQVHWYSALALMVLSAGHALAALKHHWVDSTDVLVRMVDPNHSRRP is encoded by the coding sequence ATGTGGAGGAACACGCGCCGTGGCTGGGGGCTGGCCAGTATCCTGCTGCACTGGGCCAGTGCCCTGGCCGTCATCGGGCTCTTCGCCCTGGGCTGGTGGATGACGGGGCTCGGGTACTATGACCCCTGGTACAACCTGGGTCCCTGGTGGCATCGCTCCGTCGGCATGCTGCTGCTGCTGGCGACCCTGATCCGCCTCGGGAGCCGACTCTTTCAGCCCACGCCGGAGGTCAGGGGGTCGCGCCTGGAGCGCCAGGCCGCGCATCTCGGTCACCTCGCGCTCTACGTGCTGCTGGTCGTGGCGCTGGTCAGCGGCTACCTGATCTCCACCGCCGATGGCCAGGGAATCCAGGTGTTCGACGCCTTCGAGGTGCCGGCACTGGTCAGCGACCTGCCGAACCAGGCCACCCTGGCCGGTCAGGTGCACTGGTACAGTGCCTTGGCGCTGATGGTGCTGTCGGCCGGCCATGCCCTGGCCGCCCTGAAACATCATTGGGTCGATAGCACGGATGTCCTGGTGCGCATGGTCGACCCGAATCACTCCCGTCGCCCCTGA